In Candidatus Cohnella colombiensis, one DNA window encodes the following:
- a CDS encoding response regulator — protein sequence MKVLLIDDEKHVREAIHLLVPWERFGIDTILEASDGSSAIELISTEQPAIIFTDMMMPLLSGKDLLEWTAKHAPTSKIIVISGHDDFDFVRQTVKYGGIDYLLKPLDEDQLLNALTKSIEAWKADEAVRSRDLQLNIEINKLKPIYLDKYFSTLLTDSSEYYSIQETIQQQFGVAEPINAARLCVLSLELASPTIQNKYASCWDLLHFSLTNVCNEFLRQRGNIGYAFRNWGQENEIALLLWSEHDRVEILLHDINEGIHKALNSRFGIGIGPVVEFPIKIADSYRNARKSIRYRNIKQMKKWIQSYDTDQFPIKNSAFFSDYEQRIRYAIQSADDEQVTSALDAWFNAVAQEEWITLEQLHLWLQEFRVARSMWTNGAISDMTDDQHVVQLTTPPVLNDDLCFDQVRWKQHQLDEARSIMKWLSESNSEQITPMQAIAKYIEQFTNEELTLQNISNRFFLSREYISRKFKQEMNENLNDYITRVRIVKAKALLIETPLKISKIAEMVGIHDEKYFSKVFKKQTSYSPNEYRKQSIQKL from the coding sequence ATGAAAGTGTTGCTAATTGACGATGAGAAGCATGTTCGAGAAGCGATTCATTTACTTGTTCCATGGGAACGCTTCGGGATCGATACTATACTTGAAGCAAGCGATGGTTCTAGTGCCATCGAACTGATATCAACTGAGCAGCCCGCCATTATTTTCACAGACATGATGATGCCTCTTCTCAGTGGCAAAGACCTGCTTGAATGGACCGCTAAGCATGCGCCAACGAGTAAGATTATCGTCATCAGTGGGCACGACGACTTTGATTTCGTAAGACAAACCGTTAAGTATGGCGGGATCGATTATTTGTTGAAGCCTCTAGATGAAGATCAATTGCTAAATGCACTAACTAAATCGATAGAAGCATGGAAAGCAGATGAAGCCGTACGCAGTCGAGATCTTCAATTAAACATTGAAATCAATAAGCTCAAGCCGATTTATTTAGATAAATATTTTTCCACCTTATTAACTGACTCCAGTGAGTATTATTCCATCCAAGAAACGATTCAGCAGCAATTCGGAGTCGCGGAACCGATCAATGCTGCTCGGCTCTGCGTGCTTAGCCTTGAGCTAGCTTCTCCTACCATCCAGAACAAGTACGCATCCTGCTGGGATCTACTTCACTTTTCATTGACGAATGTATGTAATGAATTTCTTCGTCAGCGTGGCAATATCGGTTATGCTTTTAGAAACTGGGGCCAAGAAAATGAAATCGCTCTGCTACTGTGGTCAGAGCATGATCGTGTTGAAATATTGCTTCATGACATCAATGAGGGCATACATAAAGCACTTAATTCACGTTTTGGAATTGGAATAGGACCCGTCGTTGAATTTCCGATAAAGATTGCAGATTCCTATCGAAATGCTCGTAAAAGCATTCGTTATCGCAATATTAAGCAGATGAAAAAGTGGATTCAATCGTATGATACTGATCAATTCCCGATTAAAAATAGTGCGTTCTTCTCCGATTATGAGCAACGAATTCGATATGCCATTCAAAGTGCAGATGATGAGCAAGTGACCTCTGCTTTAGATGCATGGTTTAATGCTGTTGCACAGGAAGAATGGATCACATTAGAGCAGTTGCACCTTTGGTTGCAAGAATTCCGCGTCGCACGTTCCATGTGGACAAACGGTGCAATCTCCGATATGACAGACGATCAACATGTCGTACAGCTCACCACTCCTCCCGTGCTAAACGATGACTTGTGCTTCGATCAAGTTCGATGGAAACAGCATCAGCTTGATGAGGCGCGCTCCATTATGAAGTGGCTTTCTGAAAGTAATTCAGAGCAGATTACTCCAATGCAAGCCATTGCAAAATATATAGAGCAATTTACGAACGAGGAGCTCACTTTACAGAACATTTCCAATCGTTTCTTCTTAAGTCGTGAATATATTTCGCGCAAATTTAAACAGGAAATGAACGAAAATTTGAACGATTATATCACTCGTGTTCGCATCGTGAAAGCAAAGGCGCTACTTATTGAAACACCGCTCAAAATATCCAAGATAGCAGAAATGGTAGGCATTCATGATGAAAAATATTTCAGTAAAGTTTTTAAAAAGCAAACCTCCTATTCCCCTAATGAATATCGCAAACAATCCATTCAAAAACTCTAA
- a CDS encoding transglycosylase domain-containing protein encodes MRNGKNPNPPKAFKGQPWITTVKIMGLTVLWLIFFGVIGGLVAAGAVTGYVASLVHDDPIRSSSYIEQKINENAITGYAYFNDGTLIGQLRTEEDRTPVTYDEIPQSIIDAVISIEDKNFFTHPGIDANGLIRAVKQQLLNESIQTGGSTITQQVARRVFLSLDQTSSRKAKEIFLSLRLTRTLSKKEIMTAYLNKIPYGNGSSGYQLYGIKAAAKGIFGVDQLDKLNVAQAAYLAGVPQLPSVYSAFTGKGAFNSKNFKRAVERQKLVLFRMLEEKKITEEQYNQALAFDIKGSLAAPSEKAYNTYPYLMLEIERQASEQLVLLQNPDLTKEDLKKSANAWMIEDARAELLRGGYKVTTTIDKQVYDLMRGIAENPELFAADHPVKGVEQVASIMIDQKTGAILGMIEGRDFHIEQMNFATQMTRQPGSAMKPIAAYLPAIDRGLIQPASVIDDAPIILKSGGGGYHIPKNYNNRYSGLVTARDALNNSYNIPAMKIFLDKLTIQESWKFVRQLGITTIVPEDDGAQTGVIGGLKYGVTVEEITNAYAAIANKGVFNDSYLIENIYNSQDEVVYQHKADPQRVVSEQSAYLMTDMLRTVITDGSGKSIKSKFVNYGKIPIVGKTGTTQNYGDVWFEGYTPDITLGVWIGYEQVIHSLSSDSHGRARSIWAEIMNSITTAKPELFPTMAFDKPDGIVSMTVSSVSGKLPTDLTISAGRLVTDIFNRKDIPTEEDDALVKVKYISYNGVNYLPLPETPEDLLRESVMIVRETPLDTLMEQLKEKLAKTPASSRKPLSYYLPTDAAQSAPSRIDPRVDDGRVPDPLTHIAVETLNGVARITFTPSKQEDVAGYRLYRSMDGGPYEKIENSVPTGEEPRFANYISKNHTYSYYVTAVDVVGNESKPSEIITSDGSIGDIIDPTIPNSTGPGDIFSPDLPGGEYDNTTPSPTPSEPKSPDASLPSSPSGLRAQAAEFGITLQWNANPSGEGVTQYQVWYSTSRGGKYTLLGTTDATSFEHVATVGTGWYQVVAISPTGTSPPSAEFEANVSG; translated from the coding sequence ATGAGAAATGGTAAAAACCCTAATCCACCGAAAGCATTCAAAGGACAACCCTGGATAACAACTGTGAAGATTATGGGACTAACCGTCCTATGGTTAATCTTCTTCGGTGTCATTGGTGGCTTGGTAGCAGCAGGTGCTGTAACGGGTTATGTAGCATCACTCGTACATGATGACCCAATACGTTCCAGTAGCTATATTGAACAAAAAATTAACGAGAATGCAATTACCGGATATGCGTACTTCAATGATGGCACATTAATCGGACAGCTCCGTACCGAGGAAGATCGCACACCGGTTACTTATGACGAAATTCCACAATCGATCATTGACGCAGTTATTTCGATAGAAGACAAAAACTTCTTTACCCATCCGGGGATCGATGCAAATGGACTTATACGTGCAGTCAAACAGCAATTACTCAATGAAAGTATTCAAACCGGGGGCAGTACGATTACGCAGCAGGTTGCTCGCCGCGTATTTTTAAGTCTAGATCAAACATCAAGCCGTAAAGCGAAGGAAATATTTCTTTCCTTACGTCTTACACGCACATTAAGCAAAAAGGAAATCATGACTGCCTACTTAAATAAAATCCCTTATGGTAATGGCTCGTCAGGCTATCAATTGTATGGCATTAAAGCAGCTGCCAAAGGTATTTTCGGCGTAGACCAATTAGACAAGCTTAACGTTGCCCAAGCTGCCTACCTTGCAGGTGTGCCACAATTACCATCGGTATATTCTGCTTTTACAGGTAAGGGTGCGTTCAATTCAAAAAATTTCAAACGCGCCGTTGAGCGTCAGAAGCTTGTGCTATTCCGGATGCTCGAAGAAAAAAAGATTACTGAAGAGCAATACAATCAAGCGCTCGCATTCGATATTAAAGGTTCGTTAGCTGCGCCATCAGAGAAAGCATACAACACCTACCCCTACTTAATGCTTGAAATTGAACGTCAAGCATCTGAGCAACTGGTGCTCTTGCAAAATCCTGATCTTACCAAAGAAGACCTAAAGAAATCCGCAAATGCCTGGATGATTGAGGATGCACGTGCTGAACTGCTTCGGGGTGGTTATAAAGTAACTACAACTATCGATAAGCAGGTTTATGACCTCATGCGCGGCATTGCAGAAAATCCTGAATTGTTCGCAGCGGATCATCCCGTTAAAGGTGTAGAGCAGGTCGCTTCCATCATGATAGATCAGAAAACGGGAGCAATCCTCGGGATGATTGAAGGACGCGATTTCCACATCGAGCAAATGAATTTCGCAACTCAAATGACGCGTCAGCCTGGATCTGCAATGAAACCGATCGCCGCCTATTTACCGGCTATAGATCGTGGTCTCATTCAACCTGCTAGTGTTATTGATGATGCACCGATTATTCTGAAGAGTGGCGGTGGCGGATATCATATCCCTAAAAACTACAACAACCGCTATTCTGGTCTTGTAACTGCGCGTGACGCTCTTAATAATTCATACAATATTCCTGCGATGAAGATTTTTCTCGATAAACTTACGATTCAGGAGTCGTGGAAATTCGTCCGTCAGCTTGGGATTACAACGATCGTACCTGAAGATGATGGCGCACAAACTGGTGTTATCGGGGGGCTTAAATACGGTGTAACCGTAGAGGAGATTACGAACGCCTATGCTGCAATTGCAAACAAAGGTGTGTTCAACGATTCCTACCTCATTGAGAACATCTACAATTCTCAAGATGAAGTTGTCTATCAACATAAAGCTGATCCGCAACGTGTCGTATCTGAGCAATCGGCTTACTTGATGACAGATATGCTTCGTACAGTCATTACGGATGGCTCTGGTAAATCGATCAAGTCAAAATTCGTGAATTATGGAAAGATTCCAATTGTAGGAAAGACCGGAACGACTCAAAACTATGGTGATGTCTGGTTTGAGGGCTACACACCGGATATTACACTTGGGGTTTGGATCGGTTACGAACAGGTCATTCATTCTTTATCAAGCGACAGCCACGGACGTGCTCGTTCGATCTGGGCAGAGATTATGAACTCAATTACGACAGCAAAACCTGAACTGTTCCCAACGATGGCATTTGATAAACCCGATGGTATAGTTAGCATGACCGTATCTAGTGTCAGCGGTAAATTACCAACGGATTTAACCATTTCTGCCGGAAGGCTCGTCACAGACATCTTCAACCGCAAAGATATCCCTACGGAAGAAGACGACGCACTTGTAAAGGTTAAATACATCTCCTATAACGGTGTCAACTATTTACCTCTACCGGAAACACCTGAAGATTTGTTGCGTGAATCGGTCATGATCGTCCGTGAGACACCGCTCGACACCTTGATGGAGCAGTTAAAAGAAAAGCTTGCGAAAACACCAGCATCATCACGCAAGCCTCTCTCCTACTACTTGCCAACGGACGCTGCACAAAGTGCACCATCACGGATCGATCCACGTGTAGATGATGGTCGTGTGCCTGATCCACTCACACACATCGCAGTAGAGACGCTTAATGGCGTCGCTCGAATTACGTTTACACCGAGCAAGCAAGAAGACGTAGCCGGTTACCGTCTATACCGTTCAATGGATGGTGGTCCGTATGAGAAAATCGAAAACTCTGTCCCAACCGGTGAAGAACCGAGATTCGCAAACTATATTTCAAAAAATCATACGTATAGCTACTATGTGACTGCTGTTGATGTCGTAGGTAATGAATCGAAGCCAAGTGAGATAATTACATCAGATGGATCAATCGGCGATATTATTGACCCAACGATACCTAATAGCACAGGACCTGGAGATATTTTCTCACCTGATCTGCCTGGTGGCGAGTATGATAATACAACACCTAGTCCTACACCATCAGAACCAAAATCACCTGATGCTAGCTTGCCTAGCTCGCCCTCCGGTCTTAGAGCGCAGGCAGCTGAATTTGGAATAACTTTGCAATGGAATGCTAACCCGAGCGGTGAAGGTGTAACCCAATATCAAGTCTGGTACAGCACCTCTAGGGGGGGTAAGTACACGTTGTTAGGCACAACGGATGCTACCAGCTTTGAGCATGTCGCCACGGTTGGAACAGGATGGTATCAGGTGGTCGCAATAAGTCCAACCGGAACATCTCCTCCATCCGCTGAATTTGAAGCCAATGTAAGTGGATAA
- a CDS encoding iron ABC transporter permease — protein sequence MNAPSKLSTGEQARKRRSLIVLLTLSVLIIIVFFISLNAGSSRMSYEDVFQTLFGSGTEKQELILFQFRLPRIIISLLIGAGLAVSGVLLQGISRNPLADPGILGINGGAGMMVMLYIFSFQSIATSSTMVLPAIALIGSSLAAFIIYTLSYEKHTGIVPIRMLYTGIAISAAFSAAMIVIALKLSPEKYQQVASWLAGSIGNSNWKQVVALLPWIVIIIPLVYFKARTLDVLSLADHSAISLGASVNKHQLLLLAAAVGLAGPSVAVSGSIGFVGLIAPHLARRLVGSGHRILIPTSALAGSLLVIAADTIGRSIIQPSEIPTGVVVAVIGAPYFLYLLAKTRA from the coding sequence GTGAATGCTCCATCCAAGCTCTCAACAGGAGAGCAAGCACGAAAGAGAAGAAGTCTCATCGTACTGCTTACATTAAGCGTACTTATCATTATCGTGTTTTTCATTAGTTTAAATGCGGGTTCGAGCAGGATGTCGTATGAGGATGTCTTTCAGACGTTATTTGGTTCTGGAACTGAAAAGCAAGAGTTGATCTTGTTTCAATTCAGATTACCTCGTATCATCATTTCATTGTTAATCGGTGCTGGGCTAGCGGTGTCAGGCGTTCTATTGCAAGGAATTTCACGTAATCCACTTGCTGATCCCGGTATTCTCGGTATTAATGGCGGGGCGGGAATGATGGTTATGCTTTATATATTTTCATTTCAGTCTATTGCAACTTCATCAACGATGGTTCTACCAGCAATTGCACTAATAGGATCTAGTCTTGCAGCATTCATTATTTACACACTCTCGTATGAGAAGCATACAGGTATCGTTCCCATTCGAATGCTCTATACTGGGATTGCGATTTCTGCAGCGTTCAGTGCAGCGATGATTGTCATTGCACTTAAGCTTAGTCCTGAAAAATACCAGCAGGTTGCTTCTTGGCTTGCGGGGAGTATCGGCAACAGCAACTGGAAGCAGGTCGTTGCTTTATTGCCCTGGATTGTAATTATCATACCGTTGGTATACTTTAAGGCGCGAACATTGGATGTGCTCAGCCTAGCAGATCATAGCGCAATTAGTCTAGGTGCTTCGGTGAATAAGCATCAACTGCTGTTGCTTGCCGCTGCGGTAGGACTAGCAGGACCTAGCGTAGCCGTTAGCGGGAGCATCGGTTTTGTTGGTCTGATCGCCCCGCATTTAGCACGTAGGCTCGTTGGCTCTGGGCATCGCATATTAATTCCAACATCCGCATTAGCAGGTTCATTATTAGTCATTGCTGCGGATACGATCGGAAGATCGATTATACAGCCTTCGGAAATTCCGACAGGCGTTGTTGTTGCTGTAATAGGTGCACCTTACTTTCTATATCTTTTAGCTAAAACAAGAGCTTAG
- a CDS encoding iron ABC transporter permease yields the protein MTLTYPEATTEHAELRSRPITAILTIVIGLGVLVFSLAIAIALGYKDIKLDEVWAALFHYNSEFTNHLVIWELRLPRVLGAALIGAAFAVSGAIMQGISRNPLADAGLLGLNSGAAFTLVICLSIFPALPYHYILIVCFVGAGIGALLVFGIGSMTRGGLTPIRLILAGAAVSAMLAALGDGIALYFRVGQRVAFWFAGGLSGVKWDQLDLIVPWFACAIAGALMLSRSITTLSLGEDTARGLGQRVGLTKILSLLIVLILAGASFSIVGAVSFIGLIAPHVTRYIVGVDYRWIIPCSAIIGAIFVVWADLVGRIVHPPYETPVGAIICLIGVPFFLYLARKERRKL from the coding sequence ATGACACTTACATATCCCGAAGCTACCACTGAACATGCAGAGCTTCGTTCTCGCCCGATAACAGCGATATTAACGATAGTGATTGGTTTAGGAGTGCTCGTATTTTCATTAGCGATCGCAATTGCATTAGGATATAAAGATATTAAGCTTGATGAAGTCTGGGCAGCGCTGTTTCATTATAATTCCGAATTTACGAATCATCTTGTCATATGGGAGCTTCGACTTCCGAGGGTACTGGGTGCGGCATTGATTGGTGCCGCTTTTGCTGTATCTGGGGCGATCATGCAAGGTATTTCTCGTAATCCACTTGCGGATGCCGGGCTTCTAGGCTTGAATTCAGGTGCTGCATTTACACTTGTCATTTGCTTATCAATTTTTCCGGCATTGCCTTACCATTATATTCTCATCGTCTGCTTTGTCGGAGCGGGAATTGGAGCATTGCTCGTATTCGGCATAGGTTCAATGACAAGAGGGGGACTTACTCCGATTCGATTGATATTGGCAGGTGCTGCAGTGTCCGCGATGTTGGCTGCATTAGGTGATGGAATTGCACTTTATTTTCGCGTAGGACAACGAGTGGCCTTTTGGTTTGCTGGCGGGCTTAGTGGTGTGAAATGGGATCAACTTGATCTCATCGTTCCTTGGTTTGCATGTGCGATCGCTGGAGCATTAATGCTGTCGCGATCAATTACAACGTTGAGTTTGGGAGAGGACACAGCTAGAGGGCTCGGGCAACGCGTAGGTCTTACGAAAATACTTAGCTTATTAATTGTTTTGATTTTAGCTGGAGCATCATTTTCCATAGTAGGCGCAGTCAGTTTTATCGGTCTCATCGCGCCACATGTGACCAGATACATCGTAGGGGTTGACTATCGCTGGATTATTCCCTGCTCGGCAATTATCGGTGCAATCTTCGTTGTCTGGGCTGATCTTGTGGGTAGAATTGTTCATCCTCCTTATGAAACACCCGTGGGAGCAATAATTTGTCTCATTGGAGTACCGTTCTTCCTTTATCTCGCTCGCAAGGAAAGGAGGAAACTTTAG
- the acsA gene encoding acetate--CoA ligase, translating into MTLQQDERLPATVTNSNMSSYDEQVDSFNWSDIEAQFSWATTGKVNMAYEAIDRHVENGKGDKIALYYSDNNRDESYTFTQIAQQSNKFANVLRKLGIQAGERVFIFMPRTPELYFSLLGALKVGAVVGPLFEAFMETAVRDRLQDSEAVAIVTTPALLGRIIRADLPLLKHIIVYGDDVITGDGIVDFKQEMKEASEQAEITFLDREDGLILHYTSGSTGRPKGIFHVHNAMLQHYHTGQVVLDLREDDVYWCTADPGWVTGTSYGIFAPWLHGVTNVVRGGRFSPQDWYATIEKYKVTVWYSAPTAFRMLMGAGADVIKSFDLSSLRHVLSVGEPLNPEVVRWGFKVYGHRIHDTWWMTETGGQLICNYPSMTIKPGSMGKPVPGVQAAIIDDQGNKLPPYRMGNLAIRTPWPSMMRKVWNNPAKYEEYFRLQGWYVSGDSAYMDEEGYFWFQGRIDDVINTSGERVGPFEVESKLVEHPAVAEAGVIGKPDPLRGEIIKAFISLREGYTPSDELKADIARFVKEGLSAHASPREIEFKDKLPKTRSGKIMRRVLKAWELNLPTGDLSTIED; encoded by the coding sequence GTGACACTCCAGCAAGACGAGCGACTCCCTGCAACAGTGACGAACTCCAACATGAGCTCATATGACGAACAGGTAGACTCTTTTAATTGGTCAGATATTGAGGCACAATTTTCATGGGCAACAACTGGGAAAGTGAATATGGCCTATGAAGCAATCGATCGCCATGTAGAGAATGGTAAAGGGGACAAAATCGCACTTTATTATAGCGACAATAACAGAGATGAGAGTTATACTTTCACTCAGATTGCTCAGCAATCCAATAAGTTCGCTAATGTTTTGCGTAAGCTTGGAATTCAAGCTGGAGAGCGAGTATTCATCTTTATGCCGCGGACACCTGAGCTATACTTCAGCTTGTTAGGTGCATTGAAGGTGGGGGCAGTCGTCGGTCCACTGTTCGAAGCATTTATGGAAACTGCTGTTCGCGATCGTCTTCAAGATAGCGAAGCGGTTGCGATTGTAACGACGCCTGCTTTGCTTGGACGTATCATTCGTGCAGATTTACCGCTACTTAAGCACATTATCGTGTATGGCGATGATGTTATTACGGGCGACGGTATTGTTGATTTCAAGCAAGAGATGAAGGAAGCTTCAGAGCAAGCGGAAATTACTTTTTTAGATCGCGAGGATGGACTCATCCTTCACTATACTTCGGGCTCGACAGGTAGGCCGAAAGGAATCTTCCACGTTCATAATGCAATGCTCCAGCACTATCATACGGGTCAGGTCGTGCTCGATTTGCGTGAGGACGATGTTTACTGGTGTACAGCCGATCCAGGCTGGGTAACCGGTACATCTTATGGGATCTTCGCTCCGTGGCTTCATGGAGTAACGAATGTTGTGCGTGGAGGTCGTTTTAGTCCACAAGATTGGTATGCAACAATAGAAAAATATAAAGTAACGGTATGGTACAGTGCGCCAACAGCGTTCCGGATGCTTATGGGTGCAGGTGCAGATGTGATCAAGTCCTTCGATCTCTCTAGTTTACGTCATGTACTCAGTGTCGGGGAGCCACTCAATCCTGAAGTTGTTCGTTGGGGTTTCAAAGTATATGGACACCGGATTCACGATACGTGGTGGATGACGGAGACGGGCGGGCAGTTAATTTGCAACTACCCAAGCATGACGATTAAGCCAGGCTCGATGGGTAAGCCTGTTCCAGGAGTACAAGCGGCAATTATTGATGATCAAGGCAATAAACTGCCACCTTATCGCATGGGTAATCTAGCAATTCGTACGCCATGGCCATCCATGATGCGTAAAGTGTGGAACAATCCAGCGAAGTATGAAGAATACTTCCGATTACAAGGCTGGTATGTATCTGGAGATTCTGCTTACATGGATGAAGAAGGCTACTTCTGGTTCCAAGGCCGAATCGATGATGTCATCAACACATCGGGCGAACGTGTCGGACCGTTCGAGGTAGAGAGCAAGCTGGTTGAGCATCCTGCAGTTGCAGAGGCAGGGGTAATAGGTAAGCCTGATCCGCTACGTGGGGAAATTATTAAAGCGTTCATCTCGTTGCGTGAAGGATATACACCCTCTGACGAGCTGAAAGCCGATATCGCACGCTTTGTAAAGGAAGGCTTATCCGCTCATGCATCACCGCGTGAGATTGAATTTAAAGATAAGCTTCCGAAGACGCGAAGCGGTAAAATTATGCGTCGTGTCTTAAAAGCATGGGAGCTTAATTTACCGACGGGCGATCTATCGACGATAGAAGATTAA
- a CDS encoding GNAT family N-acetyltransferase, which yields MEHIKIYVHNLLDRPNHQLIVEGPVSPDILREWTLHPELDAFRRPAEQHLALIEIAELPEGRIIVAREGTLIVGYVTFHYPDELERWSDGGMDDLVELGAIEVSNAYRNLGLGKAMIQTAFEHGQLDNVIIYTTEYYWHWDLDASGLNVWEYREMMEKLMKSVGMVWFATDDPEICAHPANCLMVRIGKDVPLSSAEQFDRVRFRQRFMY from the coding sequence ATGGAACATATCAAAATTTATGTCCACAATCTCTTAGATCGTCCGAACCATCAATTGATTGTTGAAGGTCCGGTTTCCCCCGATATACTCCGTGAATGGACGCTGCATCCTGAGTTGGATGCTTTTCGAAGACCTGCTGAGCAGCATCTTGCACTTATAGAAATCGCTGAACTGCCAGAAGGGCGAATTATAGTTGCTAGAGAAGGAACGCTAATTGTAGGTTACGTCACATTCCATTATCCGGACGAGCTTGAACGTTGGTCTGATGGCGGTATGGATGATCTCGTTGAGCTTGGCGCGATTGAAGTATCTAATGCTTACCGCAATCTTGGGCTCGGTAAAGCAATGATCCAAACAGCGTTCGAACATGGTCAATTGGACAATGTAATTATTTATACAACAGAATATTATTGGCATTGGGATCTCGATGCAAGTGGACTCAATGTATGGGAATACCGCGAAATGATGGAGAAGCTTATGAAGTCAGTCGGAATGGTCTGGTTTGCAACCGACGACCCTGAAATTTGCGCGCATCCAGCGAACTGCCTTATGGTGCGAATTGGTAAAGATGTCCCACTCTCCTCTGCTGAGCAGTTCGATCGTGTAAGATTCCGACAACGCTTTATGTACTAA
- a CDS encoding acetoin utilization protein AcuC: MNSRTRWIDHSVASRYHFHHDHPFHPIRLALTEQLLRASNAWDQNLVITPQWHEEARELIQEIHRPDYVSIVSALSDPNPSTLTIENAEQYGLEADGDTPYFIHLDQVSTALAAGSITAVEEVMSGRADRVLHLSGGLHHAFPNRASGFCVYNDAAAAITWIRKKYNARVMYIDTDVHHGDGVQWFFYTDPDVFTLSIHETGKFLFPGTGFHHERGDSTGYGACLNLPVEPYTEDDSWLECFNTAVHKAVQQFKPDIIISQHGCDAHAYDPLAHIECSMRIYREMPRIIHQLANQYTDGRWVALGGGGYDHWRVVPRAWSLLWLEMCDHPLLEQIDTMHCGGELPPSWIDPSTSIHRPTDISLPTTWLDHVAQWTPMVRRDEISSNNKTMLDIALQHL, encoded by the coding sequence TTGAATTCTCGTACTCGATGGATTGATCATTCAGTGGCTTCTCGCTATCATTTTCATCATGATCATCCTTTTCATCCGATTCGTTTGGCGTTAACAGAGCAATTGCTACGCGCATCTAACGCATGGGATCAGAACCTTGTAATTACACCGCAATGGCATGAGGAAGCTCGTGAATTGATTCAAGAAATTCATCGCCCTGACTATGTTTCGATCGTTAGTGCGCTCAGTGATCCGAATCCCTCTACCCTTACAATTGAAAATGCAGAGCAATATGGACTTGAAGCGGATGGCGATACCCCCTACTTCATTCATCTCGATCAGGTATCTACCGCACTAGCCGCTGGCTCGATCACGGCAGTTGAGGAAGTGATGTCAGGACGAGCAGATCGCGTATTGCACTTATCAGGCGGGCTGCATCATGCATTCCCAAATCGTGCATCAGGCTTTTGCGTCTATAATGACGCGGCGGCAGCCATTACTTGGATTAGAAAAAAATATAACGCACGTGTCATGTACATTGATACTGATGTGCACCACGGTGATGGAGTTCAATGGTTTTTCTATACCGATCCAGATGTATTCACCTTATCTATTCACGAAACAGGTAAATTTCTATTTCCTGGAACGGGCTTTCACCATGAGCGCGGCGATTCAACCGGTTATGGTGCTTGTCTAAATCTCCCAGTGGAGCCTTATACCGAGGATGACTCATGGCTAGAATGCTTCAATACTGCAGTCCATAAAGCGGTGCAGCAATTCAAGCCCGATATTATCATCAGTCAGCATGGCTGCGATGCGCATGCATACGATCCGCTCGCACATATCGAGTGCAGCATGCGTATTTATCGCGAGATGCCCCGGATAATCCACCAGCTTGCGAATCAATATACGGATGGTCGCTGGGTAGCGCTAGGTGGTGGTGGCTACGATCATTGGCGTGTCGTACCGCGTGCATGGTCGCTGCTGTGGTTGGAAATGTGTGATCATCCTCTACTCGAACAGATCGATACGATGCACTGTGGAGGAGAGCTACCACCCTCGTGGATAGACCCATCGACCTCAATCCACCGTCCGACAGACATTTCATTACCGACAACTTGGCTCGATCATGTAGCACAGTGGACGCCCATGGTCCGCCGAGACGAAATATCGTCCAACAATAAAACGATGCTGGACATTGCGCTCCAGCACCTGTAA